The proteins below come from a single Natranaerofaba carboxydovora genomic window:
- a CDS encoding PAS domain S-box protein, producing MSNRNNKMQAILNSLNANICLLDEKGYIEEVNKSWEQFAKDNGINPEKVGPGVNYIDVCDRVEGDEMDSASQFARGVRAVINGEIDFFELEYSCHSPDTERWFVGRVTPYIGSISSSKRKVVIVHENITGKKVAEQKQHIQKELDIKGQAIESSINAVALVNTEGKITYVNPSFLELLGYEDEDEVLGTILSDYWHEEEKAKNIIENLFREGSWSGDLAIKRKDGQMMEVNLSASLIYTDEKSKEHSLITIVATFIDITERKKTEKSLIRFRNALDSSADNIFIIDYPSFKLLDVNKTACIELGYSKNELLELTPFDIKSKISNEELKEKFYQSMKYSDVTFETYHCRKDGNVFPIEISIRYSDLPYEKWFVVTSRNISERKKVEEKLLYLSYHDDLTGLYNRSFLEEEKKRLDVNRNLPISVIMADVNGLKLVNDTYGHKVGDELLVRAGEILKKTCRKDDIIVRWGGDEFVIFLPQTDKEEAKEILTRIKKESENFQVESLPVRIALGSATKRNTYELLEDAFKRAEDRMYQNKLTESNSARSNIISALLGTLKEKSDETEEHAWRMTELSFKFGEVLDLCAEDLDKLSLLATMHDIGKVVISEEVLKKPGKLTKDEWEKIKEHPETGQRIARTSESLIYISEEILSHHERWDGKGYPYGLKGEEIPYLARIIAIIDAYDVMTNGRSYKKRMSKDEALDEIKACAGTQFDPNLAVAFEKMMR from the coding sequence ATGAGCAATAGAAATAATAAAATGCAGGCTATTCTTAACTCTTTAAACGCAAATATTTGTCTTTTGGATGAAAAAGGTTACATAGAAGAAGTCAATAAGTCGTGGGAACAGTTTGCTAAAGACAATGGTATTAACCCCGAAAAAGTAGGTCCTGGAGTTAATTACATTGATGTTTGTGATAGGGTAGAAGGCGATGAAATGGATAGTGCTAGTCAATTTGCCAGAGGCGTTAGAGCTGTGATTAATGGTGAAATTGATTTCTTTGAATTAGAATATTCCTGTCACTCTCCTGATACGGAACGGTGGTTTGTGGGGCGTGTTACACCTTATATTGGATCAATTTCATCTTCTAAACGAAAAGTTGTAATTGTTCATGAAAATATTACCGGAAAGAAGGTCGCCGAACAAAAACAGCATATACAAAAGGAGCTAGATATCAAAGGACAAGCTATAGAATCATCTATTAATGCTGTTGCTCTTGTCAATACAGAAGGAAAGATCACGTATGTTAACCCTTCATTTTTGGAGCTGCTTGGCTATGAGGATGAGGATGAAGTACTTGGAACTATATTGTCAGATTATTGGCATGAAGAGGAAAAAGCTAAAAATATAATTGAAAATCTTTTTAGAGAAGGCAGTTGGAGTGGAGATCTGGCTATCAAAAGAAAAGATGGTCAGATGATGGAAGTTAATCTTTCTGCTAGTCTTATCTATACTGATGAAAAAAGTAAAGAACATAGTCTTATTACTATAGTTGCGACATTTATAGATATTACAGAGCGGAAAAAAACGGAGAAGTCTTTAATAAGATTTAGAAATGCTTTAGATAGTTCTGCAGATAATATATTTATTATTGACTATCCCTCTTTTAAACTTTTGGATGTAAATAAAACTGCCTGTATTGAACTTGGGTATTCAAAGAATGAGCTTTTAGAATTAACTCCTTTTGATATAAAATCAAAGATTTCCAATGAAGAATTGAAGGAAAAGTTTTATCAGTCAATGAAATATTCTGATGTAACTTTTGAAACTTATCATTGTAGAAAAGACGGTAATGTTTTCCCTATTGAAATATCTATTCGCTATTCCGATTTGCCTTATGAGAAGTGGTTTGTTGTAACTTCTAGAAATATATCTGAAAGAAAAAAAGTAGAAGAAAAATTGCTTTATTTAAGTTATCATGACGATTTAACAGGGCTTTATAATCGTTCTTTTTTGGAAGAAGAAAAGAAGCGCCTTGACGTTAATAGAAATTTGCCTATAAGTGTTATTATGGCAGATGTTAACGGTCTAAAGCTTGTAAATGATACCTATGGACACAAAGTTGGAGACGAGCTTTTAGTACGCGCCGGAGAGATATTGAAAAAAACTTGTCGCAAGGATGATATAATTGTCCGTTGGGGAGGTGATGAGTTTGTTATATTTTTGCCCCAGACAGATAAAGAAGAAGCAAAAGAAATTCTTACAAGAATAAAAAAAGAAAGCGAGAATTTCCAGGTTGAATCTCTGCCTGTAAGGATAGCCCTTGGATCGGCAACTAAAAGAAATACTTATGAACTTCTTGAGGATGCTTTTAAGAGAGCAGAAGATCGTATGTATCAGAACAAACTTACAGAGTCTAATAGTGCTAGGAGTAATATAATTTCGGCGCTATTGGGGACTCTTAAAGAAAAAAGCGATGAAACAGAAGAGCATGCCTGGAGGATGACAGAGCTTAGTTTTAAATTTGGGGAAGTACTGGATCTTTGTGCAGAAGATCTTGATAAGCTATCGTTGTTAGCAACAATGCACGACATCGGAAAGGTAGTTATATCTGAGGAAGTATTGAAAAAACCAGGAAAATTAACAAAGGATGAATGGGAGAAAATAAAAGAACATCCAGAGACAGGACAAAGAATTGCCAGAACTTCTGAAAGTTTAATATATATATCAGAGGAAATTTTGAGTCATCATGAACGCTGGGATGGTAAGGGCTATCCATATGGTTTAAAAGGTGAAGAAATACCTTACTTGGCGAGAATAATAGCTATCATCGATGCGTATGATGTGATGACAAATGGGAGATCTTACAAAAAGAGAATGTCTAAAGATGAGGCTCTTGATGAGATCAAAGCATGTGCAGGAACCCAATTTGACCCAAATTTGGCTGTGGCTTTTGAAAAAATGATGAGGTAG
- a CDS encoding enoyl-CoA hydratase-related protein — protein sequence MSESLVLRETIEDSIALLTINRPEAMNALNADVMNELYENFKKIKDEDSIKCVIITGAGDKAFVGGADIKAMKDMDASEGKKFSLYGHEIMNFIEDLKKPVIAAINGYALGGGTELALATDIRIASEDAQMGLPEITLGIFPGFGGCLRMPKLIGMAKAKELIYTGDIIGAEEAKELNLVNKVVGKDELMETATKMAKKIASKSMVAMSLAKETINSAYEETIESGTVIESSALGVCFSSEDKTEGMKAFMEKRKPEFKDK from the coding sequence ATGTCAGAGAGTCTGGTTCTTAGAGAAACAATTGAGGATAGTATTGCACTTTTGACAATCAATCGCCCGGAGGCAATGAATGCCTTGAATGCTGATGTTATGAATGAGCTTTATGAAAACTTCAAGAAAATAAAAGATGAGGATAGTATTAAATGTGTGATTATCACTGGTGCTGGTGACAAAGCATTTGTAGGTGGAGCGGATATCAAGGCTATGAAAGATATGGATGCTTCTGAAGGCAAGAAGTTTTCTCTATATGGGCATGAGATAATGAATTTTATAGAGGACCTTAAAAAACCTGTGATAGCGGCAATAAACGGTTATGCCCTGGGCGGGGGTACGGAGCTTGCCCTTGCTACTGATATAAGGATAGCATCAGAAGATGCCCAGATGGGACTTCCTGAGATTACCCTTGGAATTTTCCCTGGTTTTGGAGGTTGTTTAAGAATGCCTAAACTAATTGGCATGGCTAAGGCAAAAGAACTGATTTACACAGGGGATATTATTGGGGCAGAAGAGGCAAAAGAGTTAAATCTAGTTAATAAAGTTGTTGGTAAAGATGAATTGATGGAGACTGCGACTAAAATGGCTAAGAAGATTGCATCAAAGAGTATGGTTGCAATGTCACTTGCCAAAGAAACAATTAATAGTGCTTATGAGGAAACGATTGAGTCTGGTACGGTTATAGAAAGCAGTGCCCTTGGAGTGTGTTTTTCTTCAGAGGACAAAACAGAAGGTATGAAAGCTTTTATGGAGAAAAGAAAACCAGAATTTAAGGATAAATAA
- a CDS encoding DUF362 domain-containing protein, whose translation MSTAVSVVKFNENSESIKEAVEKCDGLSELRTDDKVLIKPNLVFWDRVYPFPKYGVLTTTILVEEVIKLLKEHGCSNITVGEGSMEFKELGSSTKEAFDGLGYSKLEEKYGVELIDFNDGPFTKVDLDGGDISLDVSDHVLNADFIINLPVLKTHSTTKVSLGLKNLKGCIDTRSKMFCHHDKISLDHFISKLGKKISPDLTIIDGIYSLEKGPFINGKAHRTDILVASKDCFGADVVGSEILGFSPEDIFHLKDYQENYDRSFDEIKITGEDIEDVKTPLEWDWEWLEDNSGPPVFKKLGVEDLFYPKYDNTLCSGCSFLNNAMLILLLDAYQRGPFQDMEFLSGKRMVSEGGYDKTVLLGKCAVNLNKDNSKINEKIEIKGCPPTLSKIASTLKENGIEVKEKAYYQYRKSLFKQYEVDKDKFREGDFLL comes from the coding sequence ATGTCGACTGCTGTAAGTGTTGTTAAATTCAACGAAAACAGCGAAAGCATAAAAGAAGCAGTTGAAAAATGTGATGGTCTTAGTGAGCTAAGAACAGACGATAAAGTACTTATTAAGCCAAACTTAGTTTTTTGGGATAGGGTTTATCCTTTCCCTAAATATGGTGTTTTGACAACTACTATATTGGTTGAAGAAGTTATTAAATTATTAAAGGAGCATGGTTGTTCTAACATTACTGTTGGGGAAGGGAGCATGGAGTTTAAGGAGCTAGGTTCTAGTACTAAGGAGGCTTTTGATGGTCTTGGCTATAGCAAATTAGAAGAAAAGTATGGTGTCGAGTTGATTGATTTTAATGATGGGCCTTTTACAAAGGTTGACCTTGATGGTGGGGACATAAGCTTAGATGTTAGTGATCATGTGTTAAATGCGGACTTTATAATTAACCTACCCGTTCTAAAAACTCACAGCACAACAAAGGTTTCTTTGGGCCTAAAGAACCTAAAAGGTTGTATCGATACCCGCTCTAAGATGTTCTGTCACCATGATAAGATTTCTCTTGATCACTTCATAAGTAAACTGGGGAAAAAGATATCACCAGATCTTACAATCATAGATGGAATATACAGTTTGGAAAAAGGGCCTTTCATAAATGGCAAAGCACATAGGACTGATATTTTGGTTGCTTCAAAAGATTGCTTTGGTGCAGATGTAGTGGGAAGTGAGATTTTGGGTTTTTCACCAGAGGATATCTTTCACCTGAAAGATTATCAAGAAAATTATGATAGAAGTTTTGATGAAATAAAAATAACCGGTGAGGACATAGAGGATGTCAAAACACCTTTGGAGTGGGACTGGGAGTGGTTAGAGGATAACTCTGGTCCACCTGTTTTTAAAAAGTTAGGCGTAGAGGACTTGTTTTATCCTAAATATGATAATACTCTTTGTTCAGGATGTTCCTTTTTAAATAATGCTATGCTTATATTACTGCTTGATGCTTATCAAAGAGGTCCTTTTCAGGATATGGAGTTTTTGTCTGGTAAGAGGATGGTTTCTGAAGGCGGATATGACAAAACAGTACTTCTTGGTAAGTGTGCAGTTAATCTTAACAAAGATAATTCTAAAATAAACGAAAAAATTGAGATCAAGGGGTGTCCTCCAACTCTATCTAAAATTGCTAGCACCCTAAAAGAAAATGGAATAGAAGTAAAAGAAAAGGCATATTACCAGTATAGAAAAAGCCTGTTTAAACAATATGAAGTAGATAAAGACAAGTTTAGAGAAGGAGATTTTTTGCTGTAA
- a CDS encoding 4Fe-4S binding protein, whose translation MLVLKEEIKKVAMDLGVDDVGIADVSDYQSPNSPDLKSIYPDVKSIVVLAYKELSNCESENMQMAFGGRLDVMEFSRSCNYKLGRFIEREFGVKAMTVSPSYPLEMSYETKGTVGDVSLRHAAKAAGLGNFGRHNLIIHPKLGSKVVFTAILTNLKLASDPDVMEDFCTGCNICVKKCPANALEKEGKTDAMRCLKNSQPYGIASQVKFWSRFAEASVEERQKMVRDVHFWRLYQAGFLGFQYFCFECFKNCPAGEMK comes from the coding sequence GTGCTAGTTCTGAAAGAAGAGATTAAAAAGGTTGCTATGGATCTCGGGGTGGATGATGTTGGTATAGCAGATGTTAGTGATTATCAAAGCCCTAATTCTCCTGACTTGAAATCGATTTATCCAGATGTTAAGTCTATAGTGGTTTTGGCTTATAAAGAGCTAAGTAATTGTGAAAGCGAGAATATGCAGATGGCCTTTGGCGGTCGTTTGGATGTGATGGAGTTTTCACGTTCTTGTAATTATAAGCTAGGCAGGTTTATTGAGAGAGAATTCGGAGTGAAAGCTATGACTGTTTCTCCTTCCTATCCTTTAGAGATGAGCTATGAAACTAAAGGTACTGTAGGAGATGTTTCTCTTAGGCATGCTGCCAAAGCAGCAGGTTTAGGTAATTTTGGTAGACATAACCTAATTATACACCCAAAGCTTGGAAGTAAGGTTGTTTTCACAGCAATATTAACAAATTTGAAACTTGCATCAGATCCTGATGTTATGGAGGACTTTTGTACCGGGTGTAATATTTGTGTAAAAAAATGCCCGGCAAATGCACTTGAAAAAGAAGGAAAAACAGATGCAATGAGATGTCTAAAGAATAGCCAGCCATATGGTATTGCAAGCCAGGTTAAGTTTTGGAGTCGCTTTGCAGAGGCATCTGTAGAAGAAAGGCAGAAGATGGTAAGAGATGTGCATTTTTGGCGCCTTTACCAAGCAGGTTTTCTAGGATTTCAATATTTTTGCTTTGAATGTTTTAAGAATTGTCCTGCAGGAGAGATGAAATAG
- a CDS encoding DUF2889 domain-containing protein, with the protein MTSLFNRNFNVDIKEKDSSTYQLDVTMKDMYHDFLLTLDVETSEFIIENVQLKLNKKPKEECEELKTLVKKMEGVRVSQGFTKSVTSTLGGSKGCPNLVNLFLISAPLALNVNATVDKKNENLTKEELEILLSDVLGGACLAYPVKE; encoded by the coding sequence ATGACTAGCCTATTCAATAGGAACTTTAATGTCGATATTAAGGAAAAGGACTCATCTACTTATCAATTAGATGTTACTATGAAGGATATGTATCATGATTTTTTGTTGACGTTAGATGTTGAGACTTCTGAGTTCATTATTGAGAATGTTCAGTTAAAATTAAATAAAAAACCTAAAGAGGAATGTGAAGAATTGAAAACTCTTGTAAAAAAGATGGAAGGGGTTAGAGTATCTCAAGGGTTCACCAAATCTGTGACTTCTACTTTAGGTGGAAGCAAGGGGTGTCCTAACCTGGTGAACTTATTTTTAATTTCGGCTCCTTTAGCCTTGAATGTAAATGCAACAGTTGACAAAAAGAATGAAAACTTAACAAAAGAAGAACTTGAAATTTTGTTAAGTGATGTTCTTGGAGGGGCTTGTCTTGCATATCCTGTGAAAGAATAA
- a CDS encoding TRAP transporter substrate-binding protein: MKIRLLLTLSIVAILTLTLLSFTGCDGDGDGVYELQMATFWPAEDAQVAEGHQAWIDEIEERTDGQVQITLQAGEALLGADEIYEGVADGVADIGTTCPSYTPGFFPVTEAFELPGYNNDNALVASLTMQEGYERLKEEGLMDEYDDSKVLMFWATGPGDIKTTDPVESLDDLSGMEIRSAGGTVATLRALGAEPTGMPMSEAYESLDSGVVDGILGPTDTLKGFRLAEVLDYITKTPYLYNVSFIKTMNLDTWESLPPDIQEVFEEVNEEFVYEYGKLMTDLTRAGQEYGIEEGMEKIELSSEEEEKFLDSIDGVVEEWIEEKEDEGLPAREIVDIIEELDEKYSEEYGDY; the protein is encoded by the coding sequence ATGAAAATTAGACTTTTACTTACCTTATCAATTGTAGCCATATTAACCCTAACACTACTTTCTTTCACTGGGTGTGATGGTGACGGTGACGGGGTTTATGAGCTGCAAATGGCTACATTTTGGCCAGCGGAAGATGCTCAGGTAGCAGAAGGCCATCAAGCATGGATTGATGAGATAGAAGAACGAACTGACGGACAAGTTCAAATAACGCTGCAGGCAGGAGAAGCTTTACTGGGAGCTGATGAAATTTACGAAGGTGTTGCTGATGGTGTGGCAGATATAGGTACAACCTGTCCATCTTATACTCCAGGGTTTTTCCCGGTAACAGAAGCTTTTGAGCTTCCTGGATACAACAATGACAACGCTCTTGTGGCTTCACTGACCATGCAAGAAGGATACGAAAGGCTTAAAGAAGAAGGATTGATGGATGAATATGATGACAGTAAAGTATTGATGTTTTGGGCAACAGGCCCCGGTGATATCAAAACCACAGATCCAGTAGAGAGCTTAGATGATCTTTCTGGAATGGAGATCAGATCTGCAGGAGGTACAGTTGCAACACTTAGAGCCCTTGGGGCCGAGCCTACAGGGATGCCTATGTCAGAAGCATATGAGAGTTTAGATTCAGGAGTGGTTGACGGCATTCTAGGTCCTACTGATACTCTTAAAGGATTTAGGCTTGCAGAAGTTTTGGATTATATTACTAAAACCCCATATTTGTATAATGTAAGCTTTATAAAAACCATGAACTTAGATACCTGGGAGTCATTACCTCCCGATATTCAAGAAGTATTTGAAGAGGTTAATGAAGAATTTGTATATGAATATGGGAAGTTAATGACCGATCTTACTAGAGCAGGACAGGAATACGGTATTGAAGAAGGTATGGAAAAAATTGAACTTTCCTCTGAGGAAGAGGAGAAGTTTTTGGACAGCATAGATGGTGTTGTCGAAGAGTGGATTGAAGAAAAAGAAGACGAAGGTTTGCCAGCTAGAGAAATAGTAGATATTATTGAAGAATTAGATGAAAAATATTCAGAGGAATATGGGGATTATTAA
- a CDS encoding TRAP transporter small permease, producing the protein MKKFEKIVQTLTLWASYIGQVALFSATALVVGNILLRWLWRPIPGTHELTEIFGAILLAMGIAYCALLDGHISVDFLVEKLPPKRRAIVDSITSLIAFVFITLMSGQMINYAGNLLSRGAASSHLGIPNFLVAYLVAFGFVMLSLVLLLNFIKKVLIIADKSQKGSETQ; encoded by the coding sequence ATGAAAAAATTCGAAAAGATTGTTCAAACGCTTACGTTGTGGGCATCTTACATCGGTCAAGTTGCACTTTTTAGTGCAACGGCTTTGGTAGTAGGAAATATTTTGCTACGCTGGTTGTGGAGGCCTATACCAGGAACTCATGAATTAACAGAAATCTTTGGAGCTATTCTTCTCGCTATGGGTATAGCTTACTGCGCTTTATTAGACGGGCATATATCAGTTGATTTTCTTGTAGAAAAGCTACCTCCGAAGCGAAGAGCTATTGTTGATAGTATTACAAGTTTAATCGCATTTGTTTTTATTACTTTAATGTCAGGTCAAATGATTAATTATGCTGGTAACCTACTGTCAAGAGGAGCAGCTAGTTCACATTTAGGTATCCCTAATTTTCTAGTTGCATACCTTGTTGCTTTTGGTTTTGTAATGTTATCATTAGTTCTTCTATTAAATTTTATAAAAAAAGTACTAATAATTGCAGATAAATCGCAGAAAGGAAGTGAAACACAATGA
- a CDS encoding TRAP transporter large permease yields MSDIGIGLLSIIVIFIFLFARMPVAYIMIVVGMAGYAIITSIPAALSVGSSTMFSTFTSYSLTVIPLFVWMAYIAYYAGISRRVFDATYKVTGRIPAGLALATIGASTAFGAICGSTTATAATMSTVSLPEMKRYEYNDSLATATVASSGVLGIMIPPSVIFIIYGISTGESIRQLFMAGVVPGIMLMLLFMLVIFVQAWKNPSLAPNGPKVSWNDKFSSILNGSVEVVIIFIAVVGGLFAGLFTETEAGAVGAFSTLLVAVIRKQIDWEGFKNSLTDAIQISAMILFLVAGATIFGRFLAVTGLPTAMANWAVELPLPSVAVLAIILFIYLILGFFIDALALILLTVPIFYPVAVELGFDPVWFGVIIVLVVGMGVITPPVGANVYVVAGIDKDTPVMTIFRGIWPFLGAIIFLLAILMAFPQVALFLPGLI; encoded by the coding sequence ATGAGCGATATAGGAATTGGACTACTATCTATAATAGTTATTTTTATTTTTCTCTTTGCAAGGATGCCTGTAGCTTATATTATGATTGTGGTTGGCATGGCAGGGTATGCTATAATAACCTCTATTCCTGCAGCACTCTCTGTAGGGTCATCCACTATGTTTAGCACTTTTACCTCCTATTCTCTCACTGTGATACCTCTTTTTGTCTGGATGGCATATATTGCATATTATGCTGGTATAAGCCGCAGAGTTTTTGATGCTACTTATAAAGTTACAGGCAGGATACCTGCAGGGCTAGCTTTAGCTACTATTGGAGCAAGCACCGCATTTGGTGCTATATGCGGTTCAACAACAGCTACTGCAGCTACTATGAGTACTGTCTCGCTTCCGGAAATGAAACGATACGAATATAATGATTCGCTAGCTACTGCAACTGTTGCTTCCTCAGGAGTCCTTGGCATAATGATACCGCCAAGTGTAATATTCATTATATATGGCATATCTACCGGGGAATCTATCAGACAGTTGTTTATGGCAGGTGTTGTACCCGGTATAATGCTAATGCTTTTATTTATGTTAGTAATTTTTGTCCAGGCATGGAAAAATCCATCTCTTGCTCCTAATGGCCCAAAAGTCTCATGGAATGATAAGTTCTCATCCATATTAAATGGTAGTGTAGAAGTTGTCATTATATTTATTGCTGTTGTAGGAGGGTTATTTGCTGGTTTGTTCACTGAAACAGAAGCTGGTGCAGTAGGTGCTTTTAGTACCCTGTTGGTAGCAGTTATAAGGAAGCAAATTGACTGGGAAGGTTTTAAAAATTCTTTAACCGATGCAATACAAATCTCGGCAATGATTTTGTTTTTGGTAGCAGGAGCTACAATCTTTGGGCGTTTTCTTGCTGTTACAGGATTACCTACTGCTATGGCCAACTGGGCAGTTGAGCTTCCACTTCCCTCTGTCGCTGTACTGGCGATAATACTGTTTATTTATCTAATTCTTGGATTTTTCATTGATGCCCTTGCCTTGATTCTTCTAACAGTTCCAATATTCTATCCTGTTGCTGTAGAACTTGGCTTTGATCCTGTCTGGTTTGGTGTAATTATCGTTTTGGTAGTTGGCATGGGAGTTATCACACCTCCCGTTGGGGCAAATGTCTATGTAGTAGCCGGTATAGATAAAGACACCCCGGTAATGACAATTTTCAGAGGTATCTGGCCATTTCTGGGTGCTATAATATTTTTGTTAGCTATCTTAATGGCTTTTCCACAGGTTGCGCTTTTTCTTCCTGGCCTTATCTGA
- a CDS encoding CapA family protein, with protein sequence MIILYYKKDNIYYTLLLMLVITLFTLPAISGCNDEPTDYNEKDKSKSGEKIDENKAEDEEEINETTELTISAVGDIMVHDPQLDAQYDHETDKYDFKDNFQHVTSHIQNSDLALANLETVLAGEEEEFTGFPLFNSPDALADALKQAGFHVLSTANNHSLDRDKPGIKRTVEVIEDRGMKAIGTRKNTDKKSYIIKEIEGVDIGLSAYTYETPRYNNQRTINGIPMSEEVNELVDSFNPEELDNDMNEMVERVELLQDEEVDLVVFFLHWGQEYQRYPDEYQKKIAQELVENGVDVIFGSHPHVIQPVDKIKTDSGKRGIIINSMGNFLSNQRSKYLNNPYTEDGIIFHIDILSDGDEEVSIDKVSYTPTWVHRFQEDGQRNYSILPLPHALEDKEEYGLYNETDIERAERAWDNTRSILEEGSYEPELLK encoded by the coding sequence ATGATAATTCTATACTACAAAAAGGACAATATATATTATACCCTGTTATTGATGTTAGTAATAACACTATTCACTTTACCGGCCATATCGGGATGTAATGATGAACCAACAGATTATAACGAAAAAGACAAAAGTAAATCAGGGGAAAAAATAGATGAAAATAAAGCAGAAGACGAAGAGGAAATTAACGAAACCACCGAACTTACAATCTCTGCTGTTGGAGATATCATGGTACATGACCCTCAATTAGACGCTCAATATGATCATGAAACAGATAAATATGATTTCAAAGACAATTTTCAGCATGTTACCTCACATATACAAAATTCTGATCTGGCTTTAGCCAATTTGGAGACGGTTCTGGCTGGTGAAGAAGAGGAGTTTACGGGGTTCCCACTCTTTAATTCTCCTGATGCTCTAGCAGATGCTTTGAAACAGGCTGGGTTTCATGTTCTCTCTACAGCTAATAATCACAGCTTAGACCGGGACAAGCCGGGAATCAAAAGGACAGTAGAAGTAATAGAAGATAGAGGCATGAAAGCCATTGGTACTAGAAAAAACACCGATAAAAAAAGTTACATAATAAAAGAAATAGAAGGAGTGGATATTGGTTTATCCGCTTATACTTATGAAACTCCCCGTTACAACAATCAGAGAACCATCAATGGCATCCCTATGTCAGAGGAAGTTAATGAACTGGTAGATAGTTTTAATCCAGAAGAACTTGATAATGACATGAATGAAATGGTAGAACGAGTAGAACTGCTGCAGGATGAAGAGGTTGACCTGGTTGTATTTTTCTTGCACTGGGGGCAAGAATATCAACGCTATCCAGATGAGTATCAAAAGAAAATTGCCCAAGAATTAGTAGAAAACGGAGTAGATGTGATCTTTGGAAGTCATCCTCATGTAATTCAGCCCGTAGATAAAATAAAAACAGATTCAGGCAAACGTGGTATAATTATTAATTCCATGGGGAATTTCCTTTCAAATCAGCGTTCTAAATACTTGAATAATCCCTATACCGAAGATGGCATTATATTTCATATAGATATTTTGTCCGATGGTGATGAAGAAGTATCTATAGATAAAGTCAGTTATACTCCTACATGGGTACACAGATTCCAGGAAGATGGACAACGAAACTATAGCATTCTTCCTCTTCCCCACGCTTTAGAAGATAAGGAGGAATACGGTCTATACAACGAAACAGATATAGAAAGAGCAGAGAGAGCCTGGGATAACACCCGCTCTATTCTAGAAGAAGGTTCTTATGAACCCGAGCTATTAAAATAA
- a CDS encoding response regulator: protein MKNSTKVLLVEDHGIVRNGLKLILDLDDSIEVCGEVGTLNEAMGSIEENAPDVILLDFKLPDADGIIGCGNIKKMFPEIKVIILTAYADRHIVTETIKAGAEGYLLKNIDSDELIKTIKQVQEGKVVLDPSVTKNVINDLKTKDVKNRISSKLSPKEVEILQMISVGKANKEIGEALDISDKTVRNYVSSILRKLNVSNRTEAASYWVRSRSLDSD, encoded by the coding sequence ATGAAGAACTCAACAAAAGTATTGTTAGTTGAAGACCACGGCATAGTTAGAAACGGTTTGAAGTTAATACTAGACCTAGATGATTCTATTGAAGTCTGTGGGGAAGTGGGGACATTAAACGAAGCTATGGGCTCTATTGAAGAAAATGCCCCCGATGTAATACTACTTGACTTTAAACTACCGGATGCAGATGGAATAATAGGCTGCGGTAATATTAAGAAAATGTTTCCTGAGATTAAAGTCATAATATTAACAGCATATGCTGACAGGCATATTGTTACAGAGACCATTAAAGCTGGTGCAGAGGGCTATTTACTTAAGAATATCGATAGTGACGAGTTAATAAAAACAATAAAGCAGGTACAAGAAGGAAAAGTTGTACTAGATCCCTCAGTTACGAAAAATGTCATAAACGATTTGAAAACAAAAGATGTCAAGAATCGAATAAGCAGTAAGTTAAGTCCGAAAGAAGTTGAAATATTACAAATGATTAGTGTAGGTAAAGCCAATAAAGAAATAGGAGAGGCACTAGACATCTCGGACAAAACGGTTCGAAACTATGTGAGCAGCATTTTAAGAAAACTTAATGTTTCTAACAGGACAGAAGCTGCTAGCTACTGGGTTCGTAGTAGAAGTTTAGATTCTGACTAG